From a single Kitasatospora azatica KCTC 9699 genomic region:
- a CDS encoding DUF6049 family protein, translated as MGEPARHTEVPHRSCPVAPRPGRTRRLSVLIASTLALLGVTTVAPQATAAPGFAAVSPDFPVAITINSVKPAAPGSGDSLQVSGTVTNTGAAALKGASVDLSLGRYRQPLPTRSEIADRLAKTDPTSADGTPLSAPVSQLGDLAAGASQPFSLPAVPMSELKLEKNGVYELAVEVSAGTPDEETAHPVGIARTLLPYFGDANGVKPTKVATLWPLTHAPELVAQTGPESEQTPVLRDDSLAAELATTGRLGALVDLGSKMQSLTWVIDPDLLDAVFAMTKQYRVQVPGHGGDPVRDGNTVAGTNQAVATAWLNKLRQAVTANGAEVVALPYADPDLASIAHNGNGVAGLDTALGKARQAGRLTVEGRLSVDVKDNTAWPYQGYLDQQTAQVTQQLGAGQILVNSASVPDQPSLNYTPNAARRLADGQTAVVADGTIASLLQSDLTTDDSRAQAQQRLLAETLAVTLQKPAQQRTLLVMPPRSLTAATAGVLQSSLAQAGKWIEPATLDTVAGTPADPLAGTAIAGAEAYPSDLRGSELPQDTFSTVAGMQKDVDLMLRILTLPARVSSPFSAALARSVSTEWRGNQAAGATYLRNARSYLNQLMGAVNIPAKSHKITLAGDSGLIQVSVRNDLTQPVINLELQLSSAQPNRLRVTTRHPIDQLAAGQSASPRFQAQAVGNGPVQMTAQLYTVGPDPQKYGDPVVFVVEVSQVPSGVWWVVGAGGLLVLAAGLRIFLHRRKRAGEPPEDPDAPLVDPDAAAAEPEAEPATDIRPKAPDQRETDLTGAAGEAAAHP; from the coding sequence GTGGGCGAGCCAGCACGGCACACCGAGGTTCCCCACCGGTCATGCCCGGTCGCACCGCGGCCGGGCCGGACCCGGCGGCTCTCGGTGCTGATCGCGAGCACCCTGGCGCTGCTCGGCGTGACCACCGTCGCCCCGCAGGCGACCGCCGCACCCGGCTTCGCCGCCGTCTCGCCCGACTTCCCGGTCGCGATCACCATCAACTCGGTGAAGCCCGCCGCGCCGGGCTCGGGCGACAGCCTGCAGGTCTCCGGCACGGTGACCAACACCGGCGCGGCCGCGCTCAAGGGCGCCAGCGTGGACCTGTCGCTGGGCCGCTACAGGCAGCCGCTGCCGACCCGCAGCGAGATCGCCGACCGGCTGGCCAAGACCGACCCGACCAGCGCCGACGGCACGCCGCTGAGTGCCCCGGTGAGCCAGCTGGGCGATCTGGCCGCCGGCGCCAGCCAGCCGTTCAGTCTGCCCGCGGTGCCGATGAGCGAGCTGAAGCTGGAGAAGAACGGCGTCTACGAACTGGCCGTGGAGGTGTCGGCCGGCACCCCCGACGAGGAGACGGCCCACCCGGTCGGCATCGCCCGCACCCTGCTGCCGTACTTCGGTGACGCCAACGGGGTGAAGCCGACCAAGGTCGCCACCCTCTGGCCGCTCACCCATGCGCCCGAGCTGGTCGCCCAGACCGGGCCGGAGTCGGAGCAGACCCCGGTGCTGCGGGACGACAGCCTGGCGGCGGAGCTGGCGACCACCGGACGGCTCGGCGCGCTGGTCGACCTCGGATCGAAGATGCAGTCGCTGACCTGGGTGATCGACCCGGACCTGCTGGACGCCGTGTTCGCGATGACCAAGCAGTACCGGGTGCAGGTGCCGGGGCACGGCGGCGATCCGGTCCGGGACGGCAACACCGTCGCCGGGACCAACCAGGCCGTGGCCACCGCCTGGCTGAACAAGCTGCGTCAGGCGGTCACCGCGAACGGTGCCGAGGTGGTCGCGCTGCCCTACGCCGACCCCGACCTGGCCTCGATCGCCCACAACGGCAACGGTGTGGCCGGACTGGACACCGCGCTCGGCAAGGCCCGCCAGGCCGGCCGGCTGACCGTCGAGGGCCGGCTCTCGGTGGACGTCAAGGACAACACCGCCTGGCCCTACCAGGGGTACCTGGACCAGCAGACCGCGCAGGTCACCCAGCAGCTCGGCGCCGGCCAGATCCTGGTGAACAGCGCCTCCGTGCCCGACCAGCCGAGCCTGAACTACACCCCGAACGCGGCCCGCCGGCTCGCCGACGGCCAGACCGCGGTGGTCGCCGACGGCACCATCGCGAGCCTGCTGCAGTCCGACCTGACCACCGACGACTCCCGCGCCCAGGCCCAGCAGCGGCTGCTGGCCGAGACCCTGGCGGTCACCCTGCAGAAGCCCGCACAGCAGCGGACCCTGCTGGTGATGCCGCCGCGCTCGCTGACCGCCGCCACCGCGGGGGTGCTGCAGAGTTCGCTGGCGCAGGCCGGCAAGTGGATCGAGCCGGCCACCTTGGACACCGTGGCCGGCACCCCGGCCGACCCGCTGGCCGGTACCGCGATCGCCGGCGCCGAGGCCTACCCGTCGGACCTGCGCGGTTCCGAGCTGCCGCAGGACACCTTCAGCACCGTCGCGGGGATGCAGAAGGACGTGGACCTGATGCTGCGGATCCTGACCCTGCCGGCGCGGGTGAGCAGCCCGTTCAGCGCCGCCCTGGCGCGGTCCGTCTCGACCGAGTGGCGCGGCAACCAGGCGGCCGGCGCCACGTATCTGCGCAACGCCCGCTCCTACCTGAACCAGCTGATGGGCGCCGTCAACATTCCGGCCAAGAGCCACAAGATCACGCTCGCCGGCGACTCCGGGCTGATCCAGGTCAGCGTCCGCAACGACCTGACCCAGCCGGTGATCAACCTGGAGCTGCAGCTGAGCTCCGCGCAGCCGAACCGGCTGCGGGTGACCACCCGGCACCCGATCGACCAGCTGGCCGCGGGGCAGAGCGCCTCGCCCCGGTTCCAGGCCCAGGCGGTGGGCAACGGCCCGGTGCAGATGACCGCCCAGCTGTACACGGTCGGTCCGGACCCGCAGAAGTACGGGGACCCGGTGGTTTTCGTGGTCGAGGTCAGCCAGGTGCCCAGCGGCGTCTGGTGGGTGGTCGGCGCCGGCGGTCTGCTGGTGCTGGCGGCCGGTCTGCGGATCTTCCTGCACCGCCGCAAGCGCGCCGGTGAGCCGCCGGAGGACCCGGACGCGCCGCTGGTCGACCCGGACGCCGCAGCGGCCGAGCCCGAGGCCGAGCCCGCAACCGACATCCGGCCGAAGGCCCCGGACCAGCGGGAGACGGATCTGACGGGCGCGGCCGGCGAGGCGGCGGCGCACCCGTAG